Proteins encoded together in one Triticum dicoccoides isolate Atlit2015 ecotype Zavitan chromosome 7B, WEW_v2.0, whole genome shotgun sequence window:
- the LOC119337786 gene encoding uncharacterized protein LOC119337786: MPSASSSSACAAAAAVGDAAVSYDHKAVVINGQRRTTPRPSPLHISRRRTAPASRQWNTSMEPWWRSWAPSCFTRLEPTRGRVKIAPQRRHGCRPTSAPSRLLADKHSGARVLGWRCSYRGPVTPEVEERPRSERAGDGGESRTADESPVEAIPLPPSLPLVG, encoded by the exons ATgccctccgcgtcctcctcctcggcctgcgCCGCGGCCGCTGCCGTCGGCGATGCCGCCGTGTCCTACGACCACAAGGCCGTGGTCATCAACGGGCAGCGCCGAACGACGCCTCGGCCTTCGCCTCTGCACATCTCGAG GCGGAGGACGGCGCCGGCGAGCAGGCAGTGGAACACGTCGATGGAGCCATGGTGGAGGTCATGGGCGCCGAGCTGCTTCACCCGCCTCGAGCCGACGCGAGGAAGAGTGAAGATAGCTCCGCAGCGGCGCCATGGTTGCCGGCCAACGAGCGCCCCATCGCGGTTGCTGGCGGACAAGCACAGCGGAGCTCGGGTGCTGGGATGGAGATGCAGCTACAGGGGGCCGGTGACGCCGGAGGTGGAGGAGAGGCCGAGAAGCGAGAGGGCCGGGGACGGAGGGGAGAGCCGGACAGCCGACGAGAGCCCAGTCGAAGCCATCCCCCTTCCACCTTCTCTGCCACTGGTTGGATAA